Proteins co-encoded in one Kocuria flava genomic window:
- a CDS encoding TPM domain-containing protein: MRSDQVVPSERPDRTRPGAPSRPAVPSGPGGRTAGTGRRRRPAALLLLVAAVLTGCGSAQVEVPAPPAEGSVLDAADVLTDQEEQRLNALIERRGAASDAARVAVVVVEELGAPIEDWSREVAGAWGVGDEGADNGVLVVAATGDRELRIEVADGVRETFTDEEAQEVVDDVLAPAFADERYAQGLERTVDLVHRWAAGEEPVAEPTNWWLVGSVIGGTALLVVLLVGWAVADARRRRRIAEEELRAAEAADPDLRLSDDQREAYRKYRYSHRGDDAVVNPAVWLPLYLANPGLYSGGGSGGGDGSSGGGSSFGGGGGFTGGGASGSY, translated from the coding sequence ATGCGCAGCGATCAGGTCGTCCCCTCCGAGCGCCCGGACCGGACCCGTCCGGGCGCCCCGTCCCGTCCGGCAGTCCCGTCCGGGCCGGGGGGCCGCACCGCCGGGACGGGACGACGACGGCGCCCGGCCGCGCTCCTGCTGCTAGTAGCCGCCGTGCTCACCGGGTGCGGGAGCGCGCAGGTCGAGGTCCCCGCACCGCCGGCCGAGGGCAGCGTGCTCGACGCCGCCGACGTCCTCACGGACCAGGAGGAGCAGCGGCTGAACGCCCTGATCGAGCGGCGCGGCGCCGCCTCCGACGCCGCCCGGGTGGCCGTGGTGGTCGTCGAGGAGCTCGGGGCCCCGATCGAGGACTGGTCCCGGGAGGTCGCCGGGGCATGGGGCGTCGGCGACGAAGGGGCCGACAACGGCGTGCTCGTCGTGGCGGCCACCGGGGACCGCGAGCTGCGGATCGAGGTCGCCGACGGCGTGCGCGAGACCTTCACCGACGAGGAGGCGCAGGAGGTGGTCGACGACGTCCTCGCCCCGGCCTTCGCCGACGAGCGCTACGCGCAGGGGCTCGAGCGCACGGTGGACCTCGTCCATCGCTGGGCCGCCGGCGAGGAGCCGGTGGCCGAGCCCACGAACTGGTGGCTCGTGGGCTCCGTGATCGGCGGGACCGCCCTGCTCGTGGTCCTGCTCGTGGGGTGGGCCGTGGCCGACGCGCGCCGGAGGCGCCGGATCGCCGAGGAGGAGCTGCGCGCCGCCGAGGCCGCCGACCCGGACCTGCGGCTGAGCGACGACCAGCGCGAGGCCTACCGGAAGTACCGGTACTCGCACCGGGGCGACGACGCGGTGGTGAACCCCGCCGTGTGGCTGCCGCTCTACCTCGCCAACCCGGGGCTGTACTCCGGCGGCGGGAGCGGCGGCGGGGACGGCTCCTCCGGGGGCGGGTCGTCCTTCGGCGGGGGCGGCGGGTTCACCGGCGGCGGCGCCTCGGGCAGCTACTGA